TCGGCGAATATTCCAAGTTTGGGTTCTAAGCGTCGCGTGGCAATGGGATTTGGCCACATTGGCATAAGGCAACAGGGTTTCTTGTATCATAGTGATCTTATTCAATCGGCTCCTGCCGAGATTAGAAAACAGGCTATGAGAATTGTGTCTGGCAGATTAGTCCTTGCGGCTAGAGTGGATTTAGTTCATTCATCTATAGATGGATCTCAAGGGAAAAAGTGGAGAGAGGAAATCAATGAAAGGCTAGAAAAGCTTGTAGAACCTCCAGAAAATAAAGGTACAAAGGCTCTTCGCCTTCCTGAAGACAAACCCTCGAAGAAACGTGGAGGGCGAAGGATCCGCAAATATAAAGAACAGTTTAAGCAAACGGAGCTTCAAAAAGCACAAAATAGGATGGCTTTcggaaaagaagaagaggaagtcGGGGCTTATGATGAATCTATTGGTCTAGGAATGGCTGGTACAAGTGGTTCAAGTGGACAAGTGAGGTCACTTGCCGTTGACAGCAAGACTCGAGCAAAGATTTCGAAGGGTATGCAATCTCGCTTGAACAACGTTACTCAAGGTAAGCCTCAGGGCGGAATGTCGTCATCTCTTCATAGACTAAAATCGGTTTCACAGCAAAGTGGATTGGCTTCCTCGCTTTCATTTACACCTGTTCAAGGAATAGAGCTAGTAGACCCAGGTAAGCTGGTCAAGCCAAATAGTGTAGGAGGCGATAGTGATCGGTGGTTCAAAAGTGGGACATTCACACAAATCAAACCAAGTTCTGGCTTACATCTGGGACCTGGCACAAATCCAAGCGACAGCACTCTGCCTATGGCCCCTCCAAGCAAGCGAAAACGAACAAACGATCTTCCTTCAGTTGAAACCAAAAAGCCTAAGCCTAATTAATTAACGAGATTACGATTACTTGAAACATTAGctaaataattttttttacgCTGTGAATTATACTCCTTTAAATATAGACTCTCCATTTCGGTTATTTGGTATGTTCTTACTTGTTTGGTCTCAATAATGCCTTTTAAGCAATCAGTGCAAGTCTAGTGAGTTCTAAATTTGATTCCAAGGCCCATATCTATTTCCTTAGATATCTTGGATTCTAAGGTTGCATAAAACTGTCCGCTGTATAGATTGCTTATACTTAGACATGCATGGCTTAATCTTTGAGACAAGCATATGACTACTGGCAGGATCAACCAGATAACTATCTTTATAGTCCTTAAAAAATAAGGACTAAAAAGAGTAAAGATCGTGAGATCTTTACTGAAGTTAGTTAAAGGttaagaaatcaaaatactaAAGCATCTTGAATTCTACAGAAATTCTAATAGTACTGT
This is a stretch of genomic DNA from Sugiyamaella lignohabitans strain CBS 10342 chromosome C, complete sequence. It encodes these proteins:
- the PRP31 gene encoding Prp31p (Splicing factor; component of the U4/U6-U5 snRNP complex; GO_component: GO:0046540 - U4/U6 x U5 tri-snRNP complex [Evidence IEA]; GO_component: GO:0046540 - U4/U6 x U5 tri-snRNP complex [Evidence IDA] [PMID 10377396]; GO_component: GO:0046540 - U4/U6 x U5 tri-snRNP complex [Evidence IDA] [PMID 10449419]; GO_component: GO:0005739 - mitochondrion [Evidence IDA] [PMID 14576278]; GO_component: GO:0005739 - mitochondrion [Evidence IDA] [PMID 16823961]; GO_component: GO:0005634 - nucleus [Evidence IEA,IEA]; GO_component: GO:0030529 - ribonucleoprotein complex [Evidence IEA]; GO_component: GO:0005681 - spliceosomal complex [Evidence IEA]; GO_function: GO:0003723 - RNA binding [Evidence IEA]; GO_function: GO:0003674 - molecular_function [Evidence ND]; GO_process: GO:0008380 - RNA splicing [Evidence IEA]; GO_process: GO:0006397 - mRNA processing [Evidence IEA]; GO_process: GO:0000398 - mRNA splicing, via spliceosome [Evidence IEA]; GO_process: GO:0000398 - mRNA splicing, via spliceosome [Evidence IPI] [PMID 10377396]; GO_process: GO:0000387 - spliceosomal snRNP assembly [Evidence IDA,IMP] [PMID 9199293]; GO_process: GO:0000244 - spliceosomal tri-snRNP complex assembly [Evidence IEA]), whose amino-acid sequence is MSLAEELLADLGSDDDDFESQIEAYNNGEDEDMVDAVETNGSFSQEPTHTNPEEYANAKEVAARMDLKGKDVKQLSNLMTKLEPILARIDASPMPDKESSNSSFSTIEANPIYQLLVEANEYSVEIDNEIAVVHEFIKENYSKRFDELGSLVPNAIDYAKTVKAIGNDLAKLDNELKSKLGEFLTGATLMIITMSAFENHGKPLSEYELDQVNQACDLLLKLDDAKNKITNFVSERLSIFAPNLTQIISSHTAAQLMGFAGGLSGLAKTPSANIPSLGSKRRVAMGFGHIGIRQQGFLYHSDLIQSAPAEIRKQAMRIVSGRLVLAARVDLVHSSIDGSQGKKWREEINERLEKLVEPPENKGTKALRLPEDKPSKKRGGRRIRKYKEQFKQTELQKAQNRMAFGKEEEEVGAYDESIGLGMAGTSGSSGQVRSLAVDSKTRAKISKGMQSRLNNVTQGKPQGGMSSSLHRLKSVSQQSGLASSLSFTPVQGIELVDPGKLVKPNSVGGDSDRWFKSGTFTQIKPSSGLHLGPGTNPSDSTLPMAPPSKRKRTNDLPSVETKKPKPN